CAACTCCGAGTTCGTCAAGGCGTTCAAGGCGCGTTGGGGTGAAGACAGCGTGATTGGTGACGTAACTCAGGCTGCCTATCTTGGCCCCTGGTTGTGGAAAGCCGCAGTAGAAAAGGCTGGTAGCTTCGACGTCGACGCTGTATCCGCCGCCTCGCCGGATATCGAGCTGACCAGCGCCCCTGAAGGCTACGTGAAGATCCACCGCAACAACCACCTGTGGAGCAAGCTGCGTGTAGGTCAATGGCAGGCAGATGGTCAGGCCAAGGTCGTTTACGAGTCTGAGCTGATCGAACCGAACCCCTTCCCAGAAGGTTACCAATAAGGCGCTCCCGTCAGGGTAAATCAGCACTGATGCGGTCTTCTTGACCGCATCTTACCGAATTAAGGAGAGCGATCATGGGCGGATATTCCTCGCAGGAACTCACGGCCATCTTTGTTATGCAGGGCTTTAGCGGGCTTAGCCTGTTTTGTGTATTCCTGCTGATGGCGTTGGGTCTGGCGATCATTTTTGGACAAATGGGCGTGATCAATATGGCCCACGGTGAATTTCTAACCTTGGGCGCCTATATCACCTGGCTGGTGTCGGAGCTGGGTACCAGTATCTGGCCATGGATGGAGCACATCTATTTCCCTATCGCGATACTGGCGGCTTTTACCGGAACCTTTATTTTAGGCTACCTGGTCGAGCGTTTCATGATCAGGCTGCTGTACAACCGGCCGTTGGATACCTTGCTGGCGACCTGGGGGTTGGGACTCATCATGCAGCAGGCGTTTCGCTCCGGTTTTGGCCCGCGCGAGGTCAGCGTCAGTTTGCCTGGCTGGTTGATGGGCTCCTGGGCACCTACCGACATTATCGATATCCCAATGAACGGCATGTTCGTTATGGGCGTCACTTTCTTTATTACCCTTGGGGTGGCGATCCTGCTGTACAAGTCGCGCTGGGGTATCAAAGTGCGCGCAACTACACAGAACCGCGCCATGGCCAATGCTGCCGGTATCAATACCCAGCGGGTCGACCGCTTTACCTTTGCGTTGGGTTGCGGGATCGCGGGTGTTGCCGGTGCGGCCTTCACTACCATCGCCTCTACCGGCCCCACTACGGGTTCGCTGTATATCGTCGATACCTTCCTGATTGTTGTCTTTGGCGGCGCAGCCAGCATTCTCGGCACCGTGGTATCGGCGTTCGGTATTGCCCAGGCGCAGTCGATAATGGAGTTCTTCCTCAGCGGTTCCATGGCCAAGGTCATTACGCTCTCGGTTGTGGTCGGCATTCTGATGATTCGTCCCCAGGGGCTCTTTGCAAGCAAGGTGCGCCGTTGATCGGCGTGCCGGCTGGAGGTTATTGATATGCACAGATGGATAGCGGCATTCGGGGGAGGGCAACGCCTGCTGCAGCTGCTGGCGCTGGCCGTACTGTTGATGGTGATACTGCCTTTGACGCTGGATATATTCCGTCTCAACCTGCTGGGCAAGTATCTGACCTACGCCTTTGTCGCGGTGGGGCTGGTGTTGTGCTGGGGTTATGGCGGCATTCTGAGCCTGGGCCAGGGGATCTTCTTTGGTCTTGGCGGTTACTGCATGGCGATGTTTCTCAAGCTGGAGTCGTCGGCGCCGGAGTTCACGTCCATTCAGAGCACGCCGGGCATCCCTGACTTCATGGACTGGAACCAGATCACCGAGTTGCCGATGATGTGGATGCCGTTCAACAGTCTGTTCCTGACGATTGTGTTGATTCTCACCGTGCCGGCGATCGTGGCGTTCATTATCGGTTTCGCGATGTTCAAGCGGCGGGTGGGTGGGGTGTATTTCGCCATCATTACCCAGGCGATTGCCTCCATCGCAACGATCTTGATCATCGGTCAGCAGGGTTACACCGGTGGCATCAATGGCATTACCGACCTGCGCACGCTGCTGGGCTGGGACATCCGTTCCGACAGCGCCCGCTACATTCTCTACTTTGTTTGCTGCGTAGCGCTGATCATCTGCTTACTGGTCGGCCAGTTCGTGCTTAACAGCCGGTTCGGCAAGTTGCTGATTGCGATGCGTGACCAGGAAGACCGCGTGCGCTTCTCCGGCTACGACGTGGCCAATATCAAGATCTTCGTCTTTGCGTTGGCCGGGGTATTTTCCGCCATCGGCGGCGCCATGTTCGCGTTGCAGGTCGGCTTTATGTCGCCTTCCTTTGTCGGTACCGTGGCGTCGATCGAGATGGTGATTTTCTGTGCAGTCGGTGGCCGGCTGTCGTTGATAGGCGCGGTCTACGGTGCACTACTGGTTAACCTGGCCAAGACCATGCTCTCGGAAACCTTCCCGCAACTGTGGATCGTGTTTATGGGCGCTCTGTTTATAGGGGTGGTTCTACTGTTTCCGCGCGGTCTGGCTGGTATTTATACCGACTTCGTCCAGCCGCATCTGAACGGCTTGCTTGGCCGTAAGCGCAAGAAATCCGGTGAAACCGCCGTGGCCCAGGAGGTGCAGTCATGACGTCGCCGATACTCTTGGCAATTGAAGATCTGACCGTTTCCTTCGACGGTTTCAAGGCGGTCGATGGATTGAATCTCTACGTTGAGCGTAACGAGGTGCGCGTGGTGATCGGGCCAAATGGCGCCGGCAAGA
This genomic stretch from Halopseudomonas pelagia harbors:
- the urtC gene encoding urea ABC transporter permease subunit UrtC; the protein is MHRWIAAFGGGQRLLQLLALAVLLMVILPLTLDIFRLNLLGKYLTYAFVAVGLVLCWGYGGILSLGQGIFFGLGGYCMAMFLKLESSAPEFTSIQSTPGIPDFMDWNQITELPMMWMPFNSLFLTIVLILTVPAIVAFIIGFAMFKRRVGGVYFAIITQAIASIATILIIGQQGYTGGINGITDLRTLLGWDIRSDSARYILYFVCCVALIICLLVGQFVLNSRFGKLLIAMRDQEDRVRFSGYDVANIKIFVFALAGVFSAIGGAMFALQVGFMSPSFVGTVASIEMVIFCAVGGRLSLIGAVYGALLVNLAKTMLSETFPQLWIVFMGALFIGVVLLFPRGLAGIYTDFVQPHLNGLLGRKRKKSGETAVAQEVQS
- the urtB gene encoding urea ABC transporter permease subunit UrtB — encoded protein: MGGYSSQELTAIFVMQGFSGLSLFCVFLLMALGLAIIFGQMGVINMAHGEFLTLGAYITWLVSELGTSIWPWMEHIYFPIAILAAFTGTFILGYLVERFMIRLLYNRPLDTLLATWGLGLIMQQAFRSGFGPREVSVSLPGWLMGSWAPTDIIDIPMNGMFVMGVTFFITLGVAILLYKSRWGIKVRATTQNRAMANAAGINTQRVDRFTFALGCGIAGVAGAAFTTIASTGPTTGSLYIVDTFLIVVFGGAASILGTVVSAFGIAQAQSIMEFFLSGSMAKVITLSVVVGILMIRPQGLFASKVRR